One Candidatus Thermoplasmatota archaeon genomic window carries:
- a CDS encoding C13 family peptidase translates to MKQKIKKYPRVWVVFVCVFLLTAPVSMISALCFSDTNKNLSHLSKSTTTKKNLAYELNNKKEFIRQKDEQRPEQYVITTLSDGSSRKNLTFPEASDILEYLSIPRNATIVSAQMDIKGLPYPAPNIVWMDDFNDGDITDWVKTTTGSGIIQVYGGGPPHSPPLCLRMYSPQYPASVAKAEHLLPIDPLQDYHVSFYFRLPSTTNHWFDVFSNPSHTLTVIDQGCDFKYRTGTTNSLIMTLTPAIWYHIEYFVHPSQNNYDIYIDGVFKTTAAFCGGISNPLTFRIGDFETGSDNYGQGLWDDFAVYQNFLSYPFNPSLDVGNDGDLEWSHPGLFTSKETMSDFSAELNDLLSIAPPDPPEVMIPLLFHSDAAGSLEISNIRIIYTLPSSDTKPPVTKLTIGDPHLMQQKGATYSILVRATTPFILEAIDNTSYYLHGSDKDPDVAGTFYRIDAGIWNIYTEPFTLAGFAPYPTPHILQYYSIDTANNIEELKTIYDIYLDITPPEIENIQVTPTIGQTTETYGFNMEYFDDVGTLFGQNFFKTEKNVVVDLDNDVHVRKAVGYDNHSHCVWMRYTNFKWEVFYKEINPQGTGVGNLCGTTTITNQTIVNDTMISDGNNSNSMYPSLIIEPHEEIYLNDVHYEDRYAVLAAPVRYYYDQTQFKEPHSCWVNTTPNHWQQFVTGHKYLSTDLWIDLMIYKDPNLTYSSSITVNITDLTGGGGVVFSKTISSSLIPDGKQWLAFYKWVPAPFQIRRAYRIDVTSTDPYKWYYTDGNPYIANDWRGITWGFSDLDGGGPQTYDFTFIARYFYPEIRFKYEVEKMRQTLLNLGFSDDHITVLTIPYWITDTQGNLVKWRIIESDNYPAVTWQPLPFDFNESWIDGGATKTNLTNAFHLLEHQTTLHDLVFVYLQDHGARALANGRNGDIRTANDECEDNFDESFGTYENPDEVNVVSSTSYTDDELDERLDAIPYKDMVIVVDTCHAGGFIPDCAGPHRVVLACGREDETTYSYVYRFYDRIQNMSADYNNNGKISVEEAHRYAIHQLVAEQTALIQHPQMDVFENIHVVWADQRDDPNPNDTDDIYEIYYSKIGGLLNYSAVQSGADATRPDWRVSAHDGKSSGRVVGPFESHDPQFIEHPGITIDSRRNISIVWSDHRNPTWEVYYQLQDNAPNQQGIPTTLIDDTRISNPAPPLWMANNDSISPVLAVGTDDCIHIVWMDQFNTINTAWEIFYEKLDPYRDDCNGNSASDSVIVIRNFDDYQASENDGYSSASPALALDANNTPHIAFMDIRATDPGHEEEQTHIQGQWEIYTLTIGTITIMPGGVPYPSAYDIKRQSDMKDPSTNFGVYTGPVFDGYSMYPRIQVIGSTLDGDILLTWHDDRIGNWDIYYSEISTSNNNPAADILVSPDTHDDMFPDIALNTICEPDIKWHSNRNGNWDIFDASWNDLQGLTIIIDGNVHRIFPKDGNIGGKQQGLTYVYGMRLSPGRHEFFFIASNGVLQTTTTTILGPTVYAPYGVTDLGILGEETNVSLAYAVNNHGQVVGSSGVEYGAQHAFLNDAGLITDLGILGNGLWSSAQAINDHGWIVGSSHRRQPNWTVHACLWNENGMFDLGSLMGMDYVSYAYDVNNQGKIVGTSYVEPRQWQPSHAFLWGQENGMIDLGIVPGDTGSVARAINDQGTIIGTSSYTDENGTHNHAFVWNESTGIQRLESGFENDQAVDINNQGVIIGNAETPQGTRAYLFDHGIVTHLGTLGGTKTFAHAINTTDAIVGSSTISGNIALHAFLYENGVMKDLNTLIPPDCGWSLVEAYDINDHGDVVGYGYNPAGQLRGFILTPYHSPWVWITNPMATDFWYEEDWQVAPVKDSPVYVRAVDINHGKIINTSFSYSANNGITWIDIGYDTYGGFEGYLFPEGQNKKMGDEGWSVLWNITGLPEGYYLLKAQMTDIYGGFGENIRSVYIDRNPPKTTILQPAYGSAISGIYPFMFTNRGDNLACLELFKLGTPPQKTKSDTSPDEYQQTGVGSVKQTDVGPNCPKDNKSRWCGPTAVANALAQLKDNRTYPVNKIGNDTAVAQELINDLNTTCCHGTTSMRKVNNTNDTFTADNVEVGIKAYLERRGVGCSNNKSGYEVKRYDTTIKNNSGTWNPVAGSNQITYKKYQDEIRRNQSVILFIVPAEPGDDGKTGTGDDNISMGGHFVTGKGADAEPIGYAGEEQIPIYRFSYVDPANGESDDDMWTDPPENGFSSLFYNGTDYLILGMWAISPKNTTNVSMYSFHRKQQPEQTTTIPIDTTQFSDGYHTLVVQLSDTNGFMTTETITVQIDNTPPTSSIIPPGGEIPAWMPLWIHAFDEGSGISSITYTIWHNGIPLLTEQQFKPDVEIIPANFGVLSGTLQIHFFATDKAGNIHPPNIAFFSIISQEDILPPQSMVNPEGTISPPGRPTLPSELISLIATDEGGSGVAAIYYRIHPFVPEIQTIYNSQGSFRYSDYPMIPMGSMIMLEYWARDHAGNEEIPHNMRCYQLLYEKQLVNTKRQQ, encoded by the coding sequence ATGAAACAAAAAATCAAAAAGTATCCGAGGGTTTGGGTGGTTTTCGTTTGTGTATTTTTATTGACAGCACCGGTTTCCATGATAAGTGCACTATGTTTTTCAGATACTAATAAAAATCTATCTCATCTCTCAAAATCTACTACTACAAAAAAAAATCTTGCATATGAATTAAACAATAAAAAAGAGTTCATAAGACAAAAAGATGAACAGCGACCCGAACAATATGTAATTACTACTCTTTCTGATGGATCATCTCGTAAAAATCTCACCTTTCCAGAAGCAAGTGATATTCTTGAGTATCTGAGTATACCCAGAAATGCAACTATTGTTTCAGCACAAATGGATATCAAAGGGTTACCGTATCCGGCACCGAATATTGTCTGGATGGATGATTTCAATGATGGAGATATAACTGATTGGGTGAAAACAACAACAGGATCAGGAATAATTCAAGTCTATGGTGGTGGTCCCCCCCACAGTCCTCCTCTCTGCTTACGTATGTATTCACCGCAATACCCTGCTTCTGTGGCAAAAGCAGAACATCTACTTCCAATCGATCCTCTCCAGGATTACCACGTTTCCTTCTATTTTCGTTTACCTTCAACGACGAATCATTGGTTTGATGTATTTTCAAATCCATCGCATACCTTAACTGTTATTGATCAGGGTTGTGACTTCAAATATCGAACAGGGACAACAAATAGTCTCATAATGACTTTGACGCCAGCGATATGGTACCATATTGAATATTTTGTTCATCCTTCTCAAAATAATTATGATATCTATATTGATGGTGTGTTTAAGACAACAGCAGCTTTCTGTGGTGGAATAAGTAATCCTCTGACATTTCGCATTGGTGATTTCGAAACAGGTAGTGATAATTATGGCCAAGGACTCTGGGACGATTTTGCTGTGTACCAAAATTTTTTGAGTTATCCCTTCAATCCAAGTCTTGATGTAGGAAATGATGGCGACCTTGAATGGTCCCATCCCGGTCTGTTTACCTCAAAAGAAACAATGTCTGATTTTTCAGCTGAGCTCAACGATTTGCTAAGCATCGCACCACCAGATCCACCGGAGGTCATGATTCCACTTTTGTTCCATTCTGATGCTGCAGGATCTCTTGAAATCTCAAATATACGTATCATATACACCCTTCCGTCATCTGATACGAAACCACCAGTTACAAAACTAACGATTGGTGATCCGCATCTCATGCAACAAAAGGGAGCAACATACTCGATTCTAGTACGTGCGACAACACCGTTTATCTTAGAAGCGATTGACAACACCTCATATTATCTCCACGGTTCTGATAAAGATCCAGATGTTGCAGGTACATTCTACCGTATCGATGCGGGAATCTGGAATATTTACACTGAACCATTTACCTTAGCAGGATTTGCACCGTATCCAACACCACATATACTTCAATATTATAGTATTGATACAGCGAACAACATTGAAGAACTAAAAACCATCTATGATATCTATCTTGATATCACACCACCTGAAATTGAAAACATACAGGTTACCCCAACAATAGGGCAAACTACAGAAACCTATGGATTTAACATGGAGTACTTTGATGATGTAGGGACACTCTTTGGACAGAATTTTTTTAAAACTGAAAAAAACGTTGTCGTTGATCTTGATAATGATGTTCATGTGCGTAAAGCAGTTGGTTATGATAATCATTCGCATTGTGTGTGGATGAGGTATACCAACTTCAAATGGGAGGTTTTCTACAAAGAAATAAACCCTCAGGGAACCGGTGTTGGAAATCTCTGTGGTACCACAACGATTACTAATCAAACCATCGTCAATGATACGATGATCTCTGATGGTAACAACTCTAATTCTATGTATCCCTCCTTAATCATCGAACCTCATGAGGAAATCTACCTCAATGATGTACACTATGAAGATCGGTATGCTGTGTTAGCTGCACCGGTTCGTTACTACTATGATCAGACACAGTTCAAAGAACCACACAGCTGCTGGGTGAACACCACACCCAACCACTGGCAACAATTTGTCACAGGACACAAGTACCTCTCAACTGATCTCTGGATAGATCTTATGATCTACAAAGACCCAAACCTTACCTATTCAAGTAGCATTACAGTAAATATTACTGATTTAACTGGTGGGGGAGGCGTCGTATTTTCAAAAACAATATCATCATCACTAATCCCTGATGGGAAACAATGGCTGGCCTTTTACAAATGGGTACCCGCACCATTTCAAATACGACGTGCATATCGCATTGATGTGACGTCAACAGATCCATACAAATGGTATTACACTGACGGAAACCCGTATATAGCAAATGACTGGCGAGGAATCACATGGGGTTTTTCAGATCTTGATGGTGGTGGACCACAAACCTATGATTTCACATTTATCGCACGATATTTCTATCCTGAAATAAGATTCAAATATGAAGTAGAAAAAATGCGACAGACACTCCTTAACCTTGGTTTTTCTGATGATCATATCACGGTGCTTACTATACCATATTGGATCACTGATACTCAAGGAAACTTGGTGAAATGGCGTATCATTGAAAGTGATAACTACCCTGCGGTCACCTGGCAACCGTTACCCTTTGACTTCAACGAATCCTGGATTGATGGAGGAGCAACAAAAACAAATCTAACCAATGCTTTTCATTTATTAGAACATCAAACAACATTACATGATCTTGTCTTTGTGTATCTCCAAGACCATGGAGCTCGGGCCCTAGCCAATGGGAGAAATGGTGATATACGAACCGCAAATGATGAATGTGAAGACAACTTTGATGAATCATTTGGCACATATGAAAACCCTGATGAAGTAAATGTTGTCTCGTCAACCAGTTATACTGATGATGAACTCGACGAACGACTCGATGCGATTCCCTATAAGGATATGGTTATTGTTGTTGATACGTGTCATGCAGGTGGTTTTATCCCTGACTGTGCTGGTCCTCATCGCGTGGTGCTTGCCTGCGGTAGAGAAGACGAAACAACGTACTCGTATGTGTATCGATTCTATGATCGTATCCAAAACATGAGTGCAGATTATAATAATAATGGAAAAATATCTGTCGAAGAAGCACATCGATATGCGATCCATCAACTCGTTGCTGAACAGACTGCTTTGATCCAACATCCGCAGATGGATGTGTTTGAAAACATCCACGTTGTCTGGGCGGATCAGCGTGATGACCCTAATCCAAACGATACTGATGATATCTATGAGATTTATTATTCGAAAATCGGAGGGTTACTGAACTATTCAGCAGTGCAGAGTGGTGCTGATGCCACAAGACCAGACTGGCGGGTATCAGCCCATGATGGAAAAAGTTCAGGACGCGTGGTTGGTCCTTTTGAAAGTCATGATCCTCAATTTATCGAGCATCCTGGTATCACGATTGATTCACGAAGAAACATTTCAATTGTGTGGAGTGATCATCGAAACCCAACCTGGGAGGTCTACTACCAACTCCAGGATAATGCACCAAATCAGCAAGGCATTCCAACAACCCTCATTGATGATACCAGGATTAGCAACCCTGCACCACCGTTATGGATGGCTAATAATGATTCTATCAGTCCAGTTCTTGCAGTTGGGACCGATGATTGTATCCATATCGTATGGATGGATCAATTTAACACCATTAATACAGCATGGGAAATCTTCTATGAAAAACTCGATCCCTATCGAGATGATTGCAATGGAAACAGTGCAAGCGATAGTGTCATCGTGATCCGTAACTTTGATGATTACCAAGCATCAGAAAACGATGGATATAGTTCTGCATCACCAGCTCTTGCGTTAGATGCCAACAATACTCCTCATATAGCATTCATGGATATCAGAGCAACCGACCCAGGTCATGAAGAAGAACAAACCCATATACAAGGTCAATGGGAGATCTACACCCTCACCATTGGTACTATAACCATCATGCCTGGCGGTGTTCCTTATCCATCAGCATATGATATAAAACGACAAAGCGATATGAAAGATCCAAGTACTAATTTTGGGGTTTACACTGGTCCAGTTTTTGATGGATATTCAATGTACCCACGGATACAAGTAATTGGATCTACTCTTGATGGCGACATACTACTCACCTGGCATGATGATCGTATAGGCAACTGGGATATCTATTACTCTGAGATCAGCACCAGCAATAATAATCCTGCAGCCGACATTCTCGTATCACCTGATACCCATGATGACATGTTCCCAGATATAGCGCTTAATACTATTTGTGAGCCAGATATTAAATGGCACAGCAATAGAAATGGAAATTGGGATATCTTTGATGCCTCATGGAATGACCTACAAGGTTTAACAATCATTATCGATGGAAACGTTCATCGTATCTTTCCAAAAGATGGTAACATTGGTGGAAAACAACAAGGATTAACCTATGTGTATGGAATGCGGTTATCACCAGGAAGACATGAGTTTTTCTTCATAGCTTCTAATGGTGTTCTTCAAACAACCACCACAACGATTCTTGGTCCAACCGTCTATGCACCGTATGGTGTTACCGATCTGGGAATTCTTGGTGAAGAAACCAATGTAAGCTTGGCGTATGCAGTAAATAACCATGGTCAGGTTGTGGGAAGCTCAGGAGTAGAATATGGAGCACAGCATGCATTTCTGAATGATGCAGGTCTAATAACTGATCTTGGCATTTTGGGAAACGGGTTGTGGAGCTCTGCTCAGGCAATCAATGACCATGGGTGGATCGTTGGAAGTTCACATCGAAGGCAACCAAACTGGACGGTTCATGCCTGCCTTTGGAATGAAAACGGCATGTTTGATCTGGGCAGTCTTATGGGGATGGACTATGTTAGTTACGCGTATGATGTTAACAATCAAGGAAAGATTGTCGGTACCTCGTATGTTGAACCACGACAATGGCAACCATCCCATGCGTTTCTCTGGGGCCAAGAAAATGGTATGATTGATCTCGGGATAGTACCTGGTGATACAGGGAGTGTTGCCCGTGCAATCAATGACCAAGGAACTATTATTGGTACATCATCATATACTGATGAAAATGGGACGCATAACCATGCATTCGTCTGGAATGAATCAACAGGGATACAGCGTCTTGAATCTGGTTTTGAAAACGACCAAGCAGTTGACATCAATAATCAGGGAGTGATTATTGGCAACGCAGAAACACCACAAGGTACTCGTGCATATCTGTTTGACCATGGAATTGTTACTCATCTTGGAACTTTGGGTGGAACGAAAACATTTGCTCATGCAATCAATACTACGGATGCTATTGTTGGTTCATCAACGATATCTGGAAACATCGCGCTTCATGCGTTCCTGTATGAAAACGGTGTGATGAAGGATTTAAACACGTTGATTCCACCGGATTGCGGATGGAGTCTTGTTGAAGCCTATGATATCAATGACCATGGAGATGTTGTCGGTTATGGGTACAACCCAGCTGGACAACTCAGAGGGTTTATTCTCACACCCTATCACTCACCATGGGTTTGGATCACAAATCCTATGGCTACTGATTTCTGGTACGAAGAAGATTGGCAGGTTGCACCAGTGAAAGATTCACCTGTTTATGTTCGAGCAGTTGACATCAACCACGGTAAAATTATCAACACGAGTTTTTCATATTCAGCAAACAATGGCATCACCTGGATTGATATCGGTTATGATACCTATGGTGGTTTTGAAGGATACCTTTTCCCAGAAGGACAAAATAAAAAAATGGGTGATGAAGGATGGAGTGTTTTGTGGAACATCACAGGACTACCTGAGGGTTATTACCTTTTAAAAGCACAGATGACTGATATCTATGGTGGTTTTGGAGAAAACATCAGATCAGTATATATTGATAGAAATCCACCAAAAACAACAATCCTTCAACCAGCCTATGGTTCAGCAATATCAGGAATCTATCCTTTTATGTTTACCAATAGAGGAGATAATCTTGCTTGTCTTGAATTATTCAAACTTGGTACACCACCTCAAAAAACCAAATCCGATACCTCACCAGATGAATATCAACAGACCGGTGTGGGTTCAGTTAAACAAACCGATGTAGGTCCAAACTGCCCCAAGGATAATAAAAGCAGATGGTGCGGACCAACAGCTGTAGCAAACGCACTTGCTCAACTCAAAGACAACCGCACATATCCAGTAAATAAGATAGGAAATGATACAGCAGTAGCACAAGAACTCATCAATGATTTAAACACGACTTGTTGCCATGGAACAACATCTATGCGAAAAGTCAACAATACAAATGATACGTTCACCGCTGATAATGTTGAAGTAGGAATCAAAGCGTATCTGGAAAGACGAGGTGTTGGATGCAGCAACAATAAATCAGGTTATGAGGTAAAACGCTATGATACAACAATAAAAAACAATAGCGGTACTTGGAACCCTGTAGCAGGAAGTAATCAGATAACCTATAAGAAATACCAAGATGAAATTAGAAGGAATCAATCAGTAATCCTATTTATTGTACCTGCTGAACCGGGAGATGATGGAAAAACAGGTACCGGCGATGACAACATCTCAATGGGTGGACATTTCGTGACCGGCAAAGGTGCTGATGCTGAACCAATCGGTTATGCAGGTGAAGAACAAATTCCAATCTATCGGTTTTCATATGTTGATCCTGCAAATGGAGAATCTGATGATGACATGTGGACAGATCCACCAGAAAATGGTTTCAGCAGTCTTTTTTACAATGGAACAGATTATTTGATTTTAGGAATGTGGGCAATCTCACCAAAAAATACGACCAATGTTAGTATGTATTCATTTCATAGAAAACAACAACCTGAACAGACAACAACAATACCGATTGATACCACACAGTTTTCTGATGGATACCACACACTTGTTGTACAACTCAGCGACACCAATGGATTCATGACAACTGAAACAATCACAGTTCAGATAGATAATACACCCCCAACAAGTAGTATAATTCCACCTGGTGGTGAAATACCTGCTTGGATGCCTCTTTGGATTCATGCTTTTGATGAAGGATCCGGTATCTCCTCCATAACTTATACTATATGGCATAATGGTATTCCTCTACTAACAGAACAACAATTTAAACCAGATGTTGAAATCATCCCAGCAAACTTTGGAGTTCTTTCAGGAACACTACAAATTCATTTTTTTGCTACCGATAAAGCAGGTAATATACATCCACCAAACATTGCTTTCTTTAGCATAATCAGTCAAGAAGATATCCTCCCTCCTCAGAGCATGGTTAACCCTGAAGGCACCATCAGTCCACCGGGCAGACCAACGTTACCATCTGAGCTAATCAGTCTTATTGCAACTGATGAAGGAGGCTCTGGAGTTGCCGCAATCTATTATAGAATTCATCCATTTGTACCTGAGATTCAAACAATTTACAACTCACAAGGAAGTTTTCGTTATAGTGATTATCCAATGATACCGATGGGATCTATGATCATGCTTGAATATTGGGCAAGGGATCATGCTGGAAACGAGGAAATACCACATAACATGCGATGTTATCAATTATTATATGAAAAACAATTAGTTAATACAAAACGACAGCAATAA